The Candidatus Cloacimonadota bacterium genome segment TGAAATCAGATTTTCTCCGAAATCTATTTTTTTCAGTTTGGTCTATATTCTTGTTTTCTTAAAAGAATTGATAAAATCCAATCTTGATGTTGCATTCAGAGTGTTGAATCCTAAATTACCGATAAAGCCCGGAATTGTCAGGATCAGAACAAAACTGAAATCCAGGTTGGGGCGAATTATTTTAGCAAATTCCATAACCCTGACTCCCGGAACTCTGACCGTTGAAACCCGCGATGATACTTTCTATATTCACTGGATCGATGTTTCAGCCAGAAATATTGAAGAGTCAACGCAAGTAATCGTATCAAAATTTGAAAAATACCTGGAGGTGATCTTTGGTTGAAATAATCTTAAATATATCGTTTGGCATCACCATCGTTGCCTTGCTTTTAGCATTTATCAGGATGATCATCGGACCAACGGTTGCAGATAGAGTTGTTTCTCTCGATGTGATGACCATTATTTCCATCTCGATCATCGTTTATATCGGATCGCTTGCCGGCAGGATCATTTATCTCGATGTTGCAATGGTCTATGCTTTGATCAGTTTTCTGGGAGTCGTAGCTGTTGCTCGTTATCTGGAGAGAGGTTTATAATGGAAATCATCGGAGCGATCATAACTCTTATCGGTGCTTTTTTCCTACTGCTCGCAGCTCTCGGTCTATTTAGAATGCCGGATGTTTATAACCGAATGCAGGCAGGAACAAAAGCAACAACTATGGGCACGATCTTATTTTTAATAGGTCTCTCGATCAGTCATATTAAATGCACCTGCATTCCGAAGATCATAATTTTGATCCTTTTCATCATCTTCACTAATCCGATATCATCTCATGCTCTGGCTCGAGCGGCTCATTTTATGGGAATTCCTCTGACTAAGAAAACAATCAAAGACTCTCTCGCAGAAGACGAGAAAAATTGAAGATTTAATAAAACCTTGCGAATGGTTTCCCACAGAGGATGTCTTTCAAATCGACCTTCGCAATAGTTGGAACTGAATATCTAATCTTAATTGTTGAAGAAAAAAGAATGTCCAATATCGAACAAGGAATGATGAATGATGAATGATGAATGATGAAGAAAAAAAAGAATATCGAATGATGATTGTTGATTGAAGAATGATGAAGAAAAATAAAAAAACCTTGCGAATGGTCGCAGACCTTCGCAATAAGTGACTTTTCACGACCATTACGGAAGTTTCGTTCCTCAACCATCCGTAAGTTCTTTGAAGGAGAATCCGAATGACCCTTTTTCTCATAATATTTTTAGGAATAATAATGATAGTCGCTGCTTTGATGGCGATCTATTTTAAAAGTCTGGTTTCTGCTGTGATCAGTGCCGGAGT includes the following:
- a CDS encoding monovalent cation/H(+) antiporter subunit G, producing the protein MMEIIGAIITLIGAFFLLLAALGLFRMPDVYNRMQAGTKATTMGTILFLIGLSISHIKCTCIPKIIILILFIIFTNPISSHALARAAHFMGIPLTKKTIKDSLAEDEKN
- a CDS encoding Na+/H+ antiporter subunit D, which produces MIFWVLLTGFQIQELITGSVVALIVTLIFLQKSHLFSEIRFSPKSIFFSLVYILVFLKELIKSNLDVAFRVLNPKLPIKPGIVRIRTKLKSRLGRIILANSITLTPGTLTVETRDDTFYIHWIDVSARNIEESTQVIVSKFEKYLEVIFG
- a CDS encoding cation:proton antiporter (subunit F of antiporter complex involved in resistance to high concentrations of Na+, K+, Li+ and/or alkali); amino-acid sequence: MVEIILNISFGITIVALLLAFIRMIIGPTVADRVVSLDVMTIISISIIVYIGSLAGRIIYLDVAMVYALISFLGVVAVARYLERGL